A region from the Methylocella sp. genome encodes:
- the chrA gene encoding chromate efflux transporter: protein MTEAVSVEAAPVQNGALSHGVSFGEAIRVWARVAALSFGGPAGQIAVMHRIIVEEKRWIGETRFLHALNYCMLLPGPEAQQLAIYIGWLLHKTKGGLVAGALFVLPGAVAIMALSWVYAIFGNVGAIQALFFGLKAAVLAIVLEAVNRVGKRALRNNIMAALAAVAFVAIFFFHAPFPLIILCAAAIGYVGGRAGLSPFLAGNAHGKLGGTQVVDADTALGEGIPAHARPAVGWSLKIAAAFLALWLAPVLGLLALAEPGNIFTDIAVFFSKMAVVTFGGAYAVLAYVAQQAVETYGWLKPGEMLDGLGMAETTPGPLTMVTQFVGFMGAFRAPGALPPLLAGTLGGLLTTWVTFTPCFLWIFLGAPFIETLRSNKALSAALATITAAIVGVILNLAVWFALHTLFGELRVVSKHGMAVEIPVLSSVNIPSLVLTLGALAAVFRFKIGMLPVLAACSISGLLYGLVTGTV, encoded by the coding sequence ATGACAGAGGCTGTGAGCGTTGAGGCGGCGCCCGTCCAGAACGGCGCCCTCTCGCATGGCGTCTCGTTCGGCGAAGCTATTCGCGTCTGGGCCCGTGTAGCGGCTTTGAGCTTTGGCGGGCCGGCCGGGCAGATCGCCGTGATGCACCGGATCATCGTCGAGGAAAAGCGCTGGATCGGCGAGACGCGGTTCTTGCATGCGTTGAACTACTGCATGCTGCTGCCCGGCCCTGAAGCCCAACAGCTCGCCATCTACATCGGATGGCTCCTGCATAAGACCAAGGGCGGCCTCGTCGCCGGCGCGCTGTTCGTGTTGCCTGGCGCCGTCGCTATCATGGCGCTGAGCTGGGTCTACGCGATCTTCGGCAATGTCGGCGCGATTCAGGCGCTTTTCTTTGGTCTGAAGGCTGCGGTTCTCGCCATTGTTCTCGAGGCCGTCAATCGCGTCGGCAAGCGGGCGCTCAGGAACAACATCATGGCGGCGCTCGCCGCCGTCGCCTTCGTGGCGATCTTCTTCTTCCATGCGCCCTTTCCCCTGATCATTCTATGCGCCGCGGCGATCGGCTATGTCGGCGGCCGCGCGGGCCTCTCTCCGTTCCTTGCTGGAAATGCGCACGGGAAGCTTGGCGGCACGCAGGTAGTTGACGCTGACACGGCGCTCGGCGAGGGCATTCCGGCCCACGCTCGCCCTGCTGTCGGCTGGTCGCTTAAAATCGCCGCGGCGTTCCTGGCGCTATGGCTGGCGCCTGTCCTCGGGCTGCTCGCATTGGCGGAGCCTGGAAATATCTTCACCGACATCGCTGTCTTCTTCTCGAAAATGGCGGTGGTGACGTTTGGCGGCGCTTATGCCGTTCTTGCCTATGTTGCGCAGCAGGCTGTCGAGACCTACGGCTGGCTCAAACCCGGCGAGATGCTGGACGGCCTCGGCATGGCCGAGACGACGCCAGGCCCACTCACCATGGTCACGCAATTCGTCGGCTTCATGGGCGCATTCCGGGCGCCGGGCGCCCTCCCTCCGCTGCTTGCCGGCACTCTAGGCGGTCTGCTCACAACCTGGGTCACCTTTACGCCGTGCTTCCTTTGGATCTTTTTAGGCGCTCCTTTTATCGAGACGCTTCGCAGCAACAAAGCCTTATCGGCCGCGCTGGCGACGATCACGGCGGCCATCGTCGGGGTAATCCTGAATTTGGCGGTGTGGTTCGCGCTCCACACTTTGTTCGGCGAGCTGCGCGTCGTGAGCAAACACGGGATGGCCGTGGAAATTCCCGTGCTGAGTTCAGTCAACATTCCTTCGCTTGTCCTGACGCTGGGCGCTCTGGCGGCGGTGTTCCGCTTCAAGATCGGCATGCTGCCCGTGCTCGCCGCCTGCTCGATTTCGGGCCTGCTGTATGGACTCGTTACGGGGACGGTCTAG
- a CDS encoding DUF3309 family protein encodes MSLGLILAIILIVFLLGGFSGRFGGYGYGYGHGGVGVIGIILIIVVVLLLTGRL; translated from the coding sequence ATGTCGCTCGGACTCATCCTCGCCATCATACTAATTGTCTTCTTGCTAGGCGGGTTTAGCGGTCGCTTCGGCGGCTATGGCTACGGCTATGGCCACGGCGGAGTCGGCGTCATTGGAATCATTTTGATCATTGTTGTTGTTCTACTTCTCACTGGACGGCTCTAA
- a CDS encoding c-type cytochrome, translating to MRYLRRRSILLAIALSLIVIAAVTYQSVVPGLSKARGADSALEAEVATFLLHASVPAEAKARTNPLSADAAIIAAGQELFRQKCEICHAYDGGGKTEVGAGEYPRAPALGSMNVMEMSDGEIFYHIRNGIRNTGMPAWSEPDEQLWQLVAYLRHLPIVAPLERVVGQTADAHYVGSATCGTCHTEIFQRWKQTLMANVVRDPKERPDAIIPDLSKPDPLVAFTKDDIAFVYGSKWKQRYFKKIGDDYFPLPAQWDVINKVWRKYFVAPNTDWWAGLFPPDNMQRPTGALCDGCHSVNYDIKTKTVAEWNVGCERCHGPGSAHAAKPIAENIVNPARLNYVDANDACIQCHSQGRPLADPIDGQHYDWPVGFQVGHQLSDFWKLEDHTLGETTFTHFADGTAHKNRMQGNDFVTSLMYARGVTCFSCHDPHGSPNDAMLRAPGNGVCLACHGPNSQNGPHAATIEAHTHHAPDSPGSQCAACHMPKIAQTIANVNVSSHTFHFVTPSETERLKIPNACNVCHTDKTTEWAKAALAKWTDRSPWRMDQ from the coding sequence ATGCGTTACCTCCGGCGCCGCTCGATCCTTTTGGCCATCGCCCTCAGCCTTATCGTCATCGCCGCCGTCACTTATCAGTCCGTCGTGCCCGGGCTGTCGAAGGCGAGAGGCGCGGATTCGGCGCTAGAGGCCGAAGTCGCCACATTTTTGTTGCATGCGAGCGTGCCGGCGGAGGCGAAGGCGAGAACTAATCCGCTGAGCGCCGATGCGGCGATAATCGCCGCAGGCCAAGAGCTGTTCCGGCAGAAGTGCGAGATCTGCCACGCGTATGATGGCGGTGGAAAAACCGAGGTCGGCGCCGGCGAATATCCGCGCGCCCCCGCCCTTGGCTCCATGAACGTCATGGAGATGTCGGACGGGGAAATTTTCTACCACATCCGCAATGGCATCCGTAACACCGGCATGCCGGCATGGTCGGAGCCTGACGAGCAGCTCTGGCAACTCGTCGCTTACCTCCGCCACCTGCCGATCGTCGCGCCGCTCGAGCGGGTTGTCGGCCAAACAGCGGACGCTCATTACGTCGGCTCGGCCACCTGCGGAACCTGCCACACCGAGATTTTCCAGCGCTGGAAGCAGACGCTGATGGCCAATGTCGTTCGCGATCCGAAGGAACGCCCGGACGCCATCATCCCCGATCTTTCAAAGCCGGACCCGTTGGTGGCGTTCACAAAGGACGACATCGCCTTCGTCTACGGCAGCAAATGGAAGCAGCGTTATTTCAAGAAAATCGGCGACGACTATTTCCCCCTTCCCGCGCAATGGGACGTCATCAACAAGGTTTGGCGAAAATACTTCGTCGCGCCCAATACCGATTGGTGGGCCGGACTCTTTCCGCCCGACAATATGCAGCGGCCGACCGGCGCTCTCTGCGACGGGTGCCACTCCGTCAACTATGACATCAAGACCAAGACGGTAGCGGAGTGGAATGTCGGATGCGAGCGCTGCCACGGACCGGGCAGCGCGCATGCGGCGAAGCCGATCGCAGAGAACATCGTCAATCCCGCGCGCCTCAATTACGTCGACGCCAATGACGCCTGCATTCAGTGCCACTCGCAGGGTCGGCCGCTCGCCGATCCGATCGATGGCCAACATTACGACTGGCCTGTCGGCTTCCAGGTCGGCCATCAACTTTCAGACTTCTGGAAACTCGAGGATCACACCCTCGGCGAAACGACGTTCACGCATTTCGCGGACGGAACGGCGCATAAGAACCGGATGCAGGGCAATGATTTTGTGACCAGCCTCATGTACGCGCGGGGCGTCACGTGCTTCAGCTGCCACGACCCGCACGGCAGCCCCAATGATGCGATGTTGCGCGCGCCGGGCAACGGCGTCTGCCTTGCCTGCCACGGTCCCAATTCACAGAACGGTCCTCACGCGGCGACGATCGAGGCCCATACGCATCACGCGCCGGACAGCCCCGGCAGCCAGTGCGCGGCGTGTCACATGCCGAAGATCGCCCAGACGATCGCCAATGTGAACGTCAGCAGCCACACGTTTCACTTCGTGACGCCAAGCGAGACGGAGCGGCTGAAAATCCCCAACGCCTGCAACGTCTGCCATACCGACAAGACAACGGAATGGGCCAAGGCCGCTCTTGCCAAATGGACGGACCGCTCACCCTGGCGGATGGATCAGTAA
- a CDS encoding styrene monooxygenase/indole monooxygenase family protein, which yields MRKILIVGAGQSGLQLALGLQTLGYDVSLISNRTPDEIRAGRVMSTQCMFHSALQHERNLGINLWESRAPRIEGLGVSVAAQDGGRAIDWVGRLSAYAQSVDQRIKMASWIETFIERRGDFIVHDATASSLDGFARAYDLILVATGKGDLASMFERDPVRSTYDSPQRALAVAYVHGLEPRPEHPDFDAVRFNIVPGAGELFIMPTLTASGRADILFWEVLPGGWLDVFDGIKRPEDHLRVTLELMKQCVPWEYDRARKVELTDANATLVGRFAPTVRRPVGELPSGGLVLGVADVVVANDPITGQGSNAASKCAASYLAAIAERGSLPFDRKWMQTTFERYWDDARHVTKWTNALLGPPPEHVLNLVGSAGQIPAVARRFVDGFDDPSDFEAYFFEPEKTAAWLADASRLAR from the coding sequence ATGCGAAAGATTTTGATCGTTGGAGCTGGCCAGTCCGGGCTCCAGCTTGCCCTTGGCCTGCAGACTCTCGGCTACGACGTCTCCCTCATCTCCAATCGCACGCCTGATGAGATCCGCGCCGGCCGTGTGATGTCCACTCAGTGCATGTTCCATTCAGCGCTCCAGCATGAGCGCAACCTCGGCATCAATCTCTGGGAGAGTAGGGCTCCACGCATCGAGGGCTTGGGCGTCTCGGTCGCCGCGCAGGATGGCGGCCGAGCTATCGATTGGGTGGGACGCCTCAGCGCCTACGCCCAATCCGTCGATCAAAGGATCAAGATGGCCAGCTGGATTGAGACATTTATCGAACGCCGCGGCGACTTCATCGTCCATGACGCAACCGCATCCTCCCTTGACGGATTCGCGCGCGCATACGACTTGATTTTGGTCGCGACCGGCAAGGGCGACCTCGCCTCGATGTTCGAGCGGGATCCTGTCCGCTCTACATACGACTCGCCGCAACGCGCCTTGGCCGTCGCCTACGTCCATGGTCTTGAGCCGCGTCCAGAACATCCCGACTTCGACGCGGTTCGCTTCAACATCGTACCGGGGGCAGGTGAGCTGTTCATCATGCCGACGCTCACCGCATCAGGTCGGGCCGATATCCTATTCTGGGAGGTTCTGCCAGGTGGATGGCTCGACGTCTTCGACGGGATCAAGCGGCCAGAGGATCATCTGCGCGTCACGCTCGAACTGATGAAGCAATGCGTCCCCTGGGAGTATGACCGCGCCCGTAAGGTTGAGCTCACCGACGCGAACGCCACCCTGGTTGGCCGTTTCGCTCCCACCGTGCGCCGGCCGGTTGGCGAGCTGCCGTCCGGCGGTCTCGTCCTGGGCGTCGCGGATGTCGTCGTCGCCAACGACCCGATCACAGGCCAAGGCTCCAACGCCGCATCGAAGTGCGCGGCCTCATATCTCGCTGCAATTGCTGAGCGCGGGAGTCTTCCTTTCGACCGAAAATGGATGCAAACAACCTTCGAGCGCTATTGGGATGATGCTCGGCATGTAACAAAATGGACCAATGCCCTGCTTGGTCCGCCGCCCGAGCACGTCCTGAACCTCGTTGGGTCCGCCGGCCAGATTCCCGCTGTGGCTCGCCGTTTCGTCGACGGCTTCGACGACCCTTCGGACTTCGAAGCGTATTTCTTCGAGCCGGAAAAGACCGCCGCCTGGCTAGCGGATGCGAGCCGGCTCGCCCGCTAG
- a CDS encoding transporter encodes MPRKRNVVRKNRCRPQEDARVRSSTGEKRLRRAGTREAVLAAFLVSSPVLAAPPYRTDDPEPTDYQHFELYAHSTGVDVSGDANGFAPGVEIDYGVMPNTQLSIIAPLAFDRAAGEPSHWGYGDTEIGLKYRLIEQDANGWRPTIAIFPTVDIPTGNVRRGLGTGGARIFQPVWFQKDIGDWTINAGGGYSIKFGLGNKNDWFVGWLVQRKISDQLKIGAEIFHQTAVAVGRKESTGFNIGAIYDFTDAYHLVASVGRGLQNAKETNQFSWYLGFEVTGAWP; translated from the coding sequence ATGCCGCGCAAAAGGAACGTCGTGCGCAAAAATCGATGCAGACCGCAGGAGGACGCGCGCGTCCGATCGTCCACGGGCGAAAAGCGGCTCAGGCGCGCCGGGACACGCGAGGCGGTGTTGGCCGCCTTCCTCGTTTCATCGCCCGTATTGGCGGCGCCCCCGTATCGCACGGATGACCCGGAACCGACCGATTACCAACACTTCGAGCTGTACGCTCACTCGACGGGCGTAGACGTCTCGGGCGACGCGAACGGCTTCGCTCCGGGCGTCGAAATCGACTATGGCGTCATGCCCAACACGCAGCTGAGCATCATCGCGCCTCTGGCGTTCGACCGCGCTGCGGGGGAGCCCTCCCATTGGGGTTATGGCGACACGGAGATAGGGCTGAAATATCGTTTGATTGAGCAGGATGCGAACGGCTGGAGACCCACGATCGCGATATTTCCGACGGTCGACATTCCAACGGGCAACGTTCGTCGCGGTCTCGGGACCGGCGGCGCGCGCATATTTCAGCCTGTCTGGTTTCAAAAAGACATCGGCGATTGGACGATCAACGCAGGCGGCGGTTATTCGATCAAGTTCGGGCTGGGAAATAAGAACGATTGGTTCGTCGGCTGGCTCGTTCAGCGCAAGATCAGCGATCAGCTGAAAATTGGCGCCGAAATATTCCATCAGACGGCTGTGGCGGTGGGCCGAAAGGAATCAACCGGCTTCAACATCGGCGCAATCTATGACTTCACCGACGCTTACCATCTGGTCGCATCGGTCGGGCGCGGACTCCAGAACGCCAAGGAAACGAACCAATTTTCTTGGTATCTTGGCTTTGAAGTGACGGGGGCCTGGCCATGA
- a CDS encoding MBL fold metallo-hydrolase, whose product MTDTNLDAAAAQTRAVRAGGAPAPVVKAFFDEPTNTVSYVVSDPVTKSAAIIDSVLDYDAAAGRTATTAADAIIAYVEAERLSIEWLLETHAHADHLSAAPYLQEKLGGKLAIGRQIIHIQKIFGKIFNFGAEFARDGMEFDRLFDDGERFSVGDLPAIALHVPGHTPADMAYVIGDAVFTGDTLSMPDYGTARADFPGGDARQLYRSIRRLLSLPDETRLFLCHDYKTAGRDVYVWETTVGAEKSGNVHVHEGVTEDAFVAMRTQRDATLSMPKLLIPSVQVNMRGGRLPEPDANGARYLKVPLNVL is encoded by the coding sequence ATGACAGACACGAACCTTGACGCCGCCGCCGCGCAGACGCGTGCGGTCCGCGCCGGAGGCGCTCCGGCTCCTGTCGTGAAAGCCTTCTTTGACGAGCCAACGAATACGGTTAGCTATGTGGTCAGCGATCCGGTTACGAAGTCGGCCGCGATCATCGATAGCGTGCTCGACTACGACGCCGCTGCAGGCCGCACCGCGACGACGGCGGCGGATGCAATCATCGCTTATGTCGAGGCCGAACGACTTTCCATCGAATGGTTGCTCGAAACGCACGCTCATGCGGATCATCTGTCAGCGGCGCCCTATCTGCAAGAAAAGCTTGGCGGCAAGCTCGCCATCGGCCGACAGATCATCCACATACAGAAGATATTCGGGAAGATCTTCAACTTCGGCGCGGAGTTCGCACGGGACGGTATGGAATTCGACCGACTGTTCGACGATGGCGAGCGCTTCTCAGTAGGCGACCTCCCGGCGATCGCCTTGCACGTGCCGGGGCACACTCCGGCGGATATGGCCTATGTCATCGGCGACGCGGTGTTCACCGGCGATACTCTATCCATGCCGGACTACGGTACGGCGCGCGCCGACTTTCCCGGCGGCGACGCGCGTCAACTCTATCGTTCGATCCGCCGTTTGTTGTCGCTTCCCGACGAGACGAGACTGTTTCTCTGTCACGACTACAAGACAGCCGGCCGGGATGTCTATGTCTGGGAGACCACCGTCGGCGCTGAGAAAAGCGGCAATGTCCATGTGCACGAGGGCGTAACCGAGGACGCATTCGTGGCGATGCGCACGCAGCGCGACGCCACTCTGTCGATGCCGAAATTACTCATTCCCTCGGTCCAGGTGAACATGCGAGGCGGTCGGCTGCCAGAGCCGGACGCGAACGGCGCGCGTTACCTCAAGGTCCCGCTGAATGTGCTGTAA
- a CDS encoding metal-sensing transcriptional repressor yields MSDELLHQTHPEIVKRLKRADGHLKGIIEMIEAGRSCLDIAQQLHAVEKAICQAKKTLIQDHLDHCLEDVVGPLPREQRRSIDEFKEITKYL; encoded by the coding sequence ATGTCCGATGAACTGCTGCACCAAACCCATCCCGAGATCGTCAAACGATTAAAGCGCGCCGACGGCCATCTTAAGGGCATTATCGAGATGATCGAGGCCGGGCGCTCGTGTCTCGATATCGCCCAGCAGCTTCATGCGGTCGAAAAAGCTATCTGCCAGGCCAAGAAAACGCTGATTCAGGATCACCTCGACCATTGCCTTGAAGACGTCGTCGGACCGCTGCCGCGCGAGCAGCGCCGCTCGATCGATGAGTTCAAGGAAATCACCAAATATCTCTGA
- a CDS encoding SDR family NAD(P)-dependent oxidoreductase, producing the protein MSFEGKVVWVTGASSGIGEALTKAMVRVGAAVILSGRRVQELERVAAEVGGKTFILPFEVTDYDALPGVVERAWKWRGAIDLLINNAGISQRSLALDTHFETYRRLIEVDYLAPLQLTQLVLPRMVEQGKGHIAAVSSVAGKLGLPLRTGYPAAKHAVMGYFDALRAEVETAYDIKVSVIVLGSVKTAISLNALNGDGSRHGRSSENIDNGMAVGAAAERILSGLSEGQREIIVAEGRELAGLQARLREPESLFALMAAEGARLAALRDEVGP; encoded by the coding sequence ATGTCATTCGAAGGCAAAGTTGTTTGGGTCACCGGCGCGTCCTCAGGAATTGGCGAAGCGCTCACCAAAGCCATGGTGCGCGTTGGGGCTGCGGTCATCTTATCGGGTCGCCGAGTGCAGGAGCTGGAGCGCGTCGCCGCCGAAGTCGGCGGCAAGACCTTTATCCTTCCTTTCGAAGTCACTGATTACGACGCTCTGCCTGGGGTTGTGGAGCGCGCATGGAAGTGGCGCGGGGCAATAGACCTCCTGATCAACAATGCGGGAATCTCGCAGCGAAGCCTCGCCCTCGACACCCATTTCGAAACATATCGCCGGCTGATCGAGGTCGATTATCTAGCGCCGTTGCAACTCACTCAGCTCGTTCTGCCGCGCATGGTCGAGCAAGGCAAAGGGCATATAGCCGCGGTGAGTTCAGTAGCGGGTAAGCTCGGGCTTCCTCTGCGCACCGGCTATCCCGCGGCAAAGCACGCTGTGATGGGCTATTTCGACGCCTTGCGGGCTGAGGTTGAGACGGCCTACGATATCAAGGTCAGCGTGATCGTGCTGGGCTCGGTCAAGACCGCCATCTCGCTAAATGCTCTTAACGGCGATGGTTCTCGGCATGGGCGATCTTCTGAAAACATCGACAATGGCATGGCTGTGGGGGCGGCTGCGGAGCGTATTTTGTCCGGCCTTTCCGAAGGGCAGAGAGAGATTATTGTCGCCGAGGGCAGAGAACTCGCGGGGCTGCAGGCCCGGCTGCGTGAACCCGAGTCGCTTTTCGCCCTAATGGCGGCGGAAGGCGCGCGACTGGCGGCGCTTCGAGATGAGGTTGGACCTTAA
- a CDS encoding CsbD family protein: MDKEHIKGAVDEIKGAVKEAAGKLTGNDKLEAEGKADKVEGAVRKSVGDVKDAARNVADSVKR; encoded by the coding sequence ATGGACAAAGAGCACATCAAGGGCGCTGTCGATGAAATCAAAGGCGCTGTCAAGGAAGCCGCGGGCAAGCTTACCGGAAACGATAAGCTGGAAGCCGAAGGCAAAGCGGATAAGGTCGAAGGGGCGGTGCGTAAGTCCGTCGGAGATGTGAAGGATGCTGCGCGCAATGTCGCGGATAGCGTGAAGCGCTAA
- a CDS encoding chromate resistance protein ChrB domain-containing protein, with translation MNRNETQTEQRWLLLIHQLPTKPAYFRVKIWRRLQGIGAVAVKSTVYALPSNAETQEDFEWLLKEIVDGGGEAMVCDARLIDGLSDAQVQALFDAARDEDYEAIAKECQALAIALDADDAAEKHADRSASLGRLRKRLAEVVAIDFFGANSRETVEGLLAGLETRIAEDKGMSEGPLQAAPQTAAELKGRTWVTRKGVHVDRIACSWLIRRFIDPGAVIRFVPGKGYEPNAGELRFDMFEGEFTHEGDRCSFEVLLARAGIADPALQEIAEIVHDIDLKDGKFGREEATGIAHLIAGIAMANQDDEQRLAQGAPVFDNLYQYFRKKRG, from the coding sequence ATGAACAGGAATGAGACACAAACAGAGCAGCGCTGGCTGCTCCTGATCCACCAGCTGCCGACCAAGCCGGCCTATTTCCGGGTGAAAATTTGGCGGCGACTGCAAGGCATTGGCGCGGTCGCCGTGAAGAGCACGGTCTATGCGCTGCCCTCGAACGCCGAGACGCAGGAGGATTTCGAGTGGCTTTTGAAGGAGATCGTCGATGGCGGAGGCGAAGCGATGGTCTGCGACGCGCGGCTGATCGACGGTCTCTCCGACGCCCAGGTGCAAGCGCTGTTCGATGCCGCGCGGGACGAAGATTACGAGGCTATCGCCAAGGAGTGCCAGGCGCTGGCCATAGCCTTGGACGCCGATGACGCGGCGGAAAAACATGCCGACAGATCCGCCAGCCTCGGCCGCTTGCGCAAACGGTTGGCGGAAGTCGTGGCCATCGACTTCTTTGGGGCCAACAGCCGCGAAACAGTCGAAGGGCTGCTCGCCGGGCTGGAAACGCGGATCGCGGAGGACAAGGGCATGAGCGAGGGACCGTTGCAGGCGGCGCCGCAAACCGCCGCGGAGCTCAAGGGAAGGACTTGGGTTACACGCAAGGGCGTGCATGTCGACCGGATCGCCTGTAGTTGGCTAATCCGCCGTTTCATTGATCCGGGCGCCGTCATCCGCTTTGTGCCGGGGAAGGGCTACGAGCCGAACGCTGGGGAATTGCGTTTCGATATGTTCGAGGGCGAGTTCACGCATGAAGGCGATCGCTGCAGCTTCGAGGTTCTGCTGGCGCGCGCTGGCATCGCGGACCCGGCCTTGCAGGAGATTGCCGAGATCGTCCACGACATCGACCTCAAGGATGGCAAGTTCGGGCGCGAAGAGGCGACCGGCATCGCTCACCTCATTGCTGGCATTGCAATGGCCAACCAGGATGACGAGCAGCGGCTCGCTCAGGGCGCTCCCGTCTTCGACAATCTCTACCAGTATTTTCGTAAAAAGCGCGGGTGA
- a CDS encoding metallothionein → MEVTTVKCACADCVCVVPTKSAVEKEGRFYCSTECADHHKKGVGCHHAGCTCHG, encoded by the coding sequence ATGGAAGTGACAACGGTAAAGTGCGCCTGCGCTGATTGCGTCTGCGTCGTCCCGACGAAGAGCGCTGTCGAGAAGGAAGGACGCTTCTACTGCAGCACGGAATGCGCGGACCATCACAAGAAGGGCGTCGGCTGCCATCACGCGGGCTGCACCTGCCACGGTTGA
- a CDS encoding cation diffusion facilitator family transporter encodes MSRLLDWFGFAARDHVHDHHGGDGHLHGDSGGRGHTHGVIDPSLTTTRRGIWAIKWSFVILAITAALQLAVAFVSGSVALLADAIHNIGDAATAIPLWVAFVLARRKPSKVFTYGLGRVEDLAGIMIVLIILFSALVAGYEAIDRLIHPRPVTALGWLAAAGIVGFIGNEVVAAFRIRVGRQINSAALIADGYHARTDGLTSLAVVLGAAGVWLGYPLADPIIGLLITLAIFGIVWQSARAVITRALDGVEPNVTAEIRHAAEHVPGIERVVDAKARWMGHQLHADVEIDVNDQLTLAAANGIASALRRELHKHLPALQTANITFEPSDGCSADLASAGFTHGHRDAPKPFRFDGEFEGARDHRDV; translated from the coding sequence TTGTCGAGGCTTCTTGACTGGTTCGGCTTCGCCGCCCGCGATCATGTGCACGACCATCATGGCGGCGACGGCCATCTCCACGGCGATTCGGGCGGGCGCGGTCACACCCACGGCGTGATTGATCCTTCCTTGACTACGACCCGTCGCGGCATTTGGGCGATCAAGTGGTCATTCGTCATCTTGGCGATCACGGCGGCTCTGCAACTGGCCGTGGCTTTCGTTTCAGGCTCGGTTGCGCTGCTCGCCGATGCGATCCACAACATCGGCGACGCCGCCACCGCCATCCCGCTCTGGGTCGCCTTCGTCCTCGCGCGTCGCAAGCCCTCGAAGGTTTTCACTTATGGCCTCGGCCGAGTTGAGGATCTCGCCGGCATAATGATCGTGCTCATCATCTTGTTCAGCGCGCTTGTCGCCGGCTACGAGGCGATCGATCGCCTGATTCATCCCCGCCCAGTGACAGCACTCGGGTGGCTCGCGGCCGCCGGCATCGTCGGCTTCATAGGCAATGAAGTGGTGGCGGCATTCCGCATCAGGGTCGGTCGGCAAATAAACAGCGCCGCGCTCATCGCCGACGGCTACCACGCCCGCACGGACGGGCTGACTTCGCTCGCCGTCGTGCTTGGCGCGGCAGGCGTGTGGCTCGGCTACCCTCTTGCCGATCCGATTATCGGCCTTCTCATCACCCTTGCGATCTTCGGGATTGTTTGGCAGTCGGCCCGGGCGGTGATCACGCGCGCCCTCGATGGGGTAGAGCCAAACGTTACGGCGGAGATCCGCCATGCAGCTGAGCATGTGCCCGGCATCGAACGCGTCGTCGACGCCAAAGCCCGGTGGATGGGCCACCAACTCCACGCCGACGTGGAGATTGACGTTAACGACCAACTGACGCTCGCCGCAGCCAATGGCATCGCCAGCGCGCTCAGGCGTGAGCTGCACAAGCATTTGCCGGCGCTGCAAACCGCCAACATCACCTTCGAACCTTCCGATGGCTGCAGTGCGGACCTCGCGTCAGCCGGATTTACGCACGGCCATCGCGACGCGCCCAAGCCATTCCGATTCGACGGAGAATTCGAAGGCGCCAGAGATCATCGCGACGTCTAA
- a CDS encoding Pr6Pr family membrane protein — protein sequence MLALAAWIGLGAQIIFSIQDAVSEHASIATQLIDQFSRFSIQTTTLVALVATIAFIRPRTKSLLLRPSVQAALVVYVFVVGVVFEVLLRSDAPGLQLVDRVFHGLIPILYLLYWLMFAPKGNLSMLDPALWLIYPLLFFAYTLVRGEVFGIYLRRIHEIIKHGYGEFFTDALAFFAAFLAIGFILVSIDQALGEWQSRRRSEAGRTAEF from the coding sequence ATGCTCGCCTTGGCGGCGTGGATTGGACTTGGCGCTCAAATCATTTTCAGCATTCAGGACGCAGTGTCGGAACACGCATCCATTGCGACGCAGCTTATCGATCAGTTCAGTCGTTTCTCGATCCAAACCACTACGCTCGTGGCGCTGGTCGCGACCATCGCGTTTATACGGCCTCGGACCAAGTCTTTATTGTTGAGGCCAAGCGTGCAAGCGGCGCTGGTCGTTTATGTTTTCGTCGTCGGCGTAGTTTTTGAGGTGCTGCTCCGGTCAGACGCACCAGGCCTGCAACTGGTCGACCGGGTTTTCCACGGGCTAATTCCGATTCTCTACCTGCTATATTGGTTGATGTTCGCGCCCAAAGGGAATCTGTCGATGCTCGATCCGGCGCTCTGGCTTATTTATCCGCTTCTCTTTTTTGCCTATACATTGGTGCGCGGCGAAGTTTTTGGTATTTATCTTCGGCGCATCCACGAAATCATCAAACACGGGTATGGGGAATTTTTTACCGATGCGCTCGCTTTCTTTGCGGCGTTTCTCGCAATCGGTTTTATCCTTGTTTCGATTGACCAAGCGCTAGGGGAATGGCAAAGCCGCCGTCGGAGCGAGGCAGGCAGAACAGCCGAATTCTGA